From the Kryptolebias marmoratus isolate JLee-2015 unplaced genomic scaffold, ASM164957v2 Scaffold43, whole genome shotgun sequence genome, the window AGGAGGCGACATACACATTTAAGAGACTTATTAATTTACCATCCAGTTTTCTCTATCTTTGTACTTATATATAAGCTCATAGTTGGCAGATCTAGATATTAATATCACCACTCCCCTTTGCCTTGTGGAGTTGTGTGAAGAGTGGTAAACAAATTTGAAACCCATTCTGTTCAATTTATCATGGCCCGCATTGTCCAAATGggtttcctgaaggaatgccatttgaaccttttctttcttccgtTTAGATAAAATTTTACTCCCCTTAATTGGATTCTGTGCCCCATTTATGTTAAATGATATTAGTTTAGTGGATATCATGTAGGCCAGTATGTCTTTCACAAATTTAAAGGACCAGGCATGCCTCCCCACCCCTTCGAGAACAACCAGAGACGAACCAATGAACATGACACATGAAACAAGTTTGTAAACgtcaaaaaacttaaaaatagaAGTCGGAAGGACTTCCTAAGTAGGGGTCTAACGAAGAAACGATCCTGATGTGCCTCTAAAGAAGGCTCGGAGGGAATtgttgagagaaaaaacaaaaccctttgCTAAGAGTTATAGGAGGGGCCCTTATAGCTGTGGCAACGCAGTGAAGGTTGAGGTCCAACATAAGCCACAAAATAACTCAGTAAAATGATTCTACCAGTCATTATTAACTATATAAGCTATATAGCTTATATTTTAAGATGAAAACTTCTGACTCCAGGTATAATTCTACATCTTTTAAgcttattttaagcttttaaaagcttaacAAAACAATGCTGTTTGTTGTACTGATTAACAACAAATGTTGTGTATAAACCTTATGCTGAAATACATGATTGATTTATgggaaaaattacattttaacctTCTAACGTCAGACTGACAGCAGCTGTGAGGTTTtgtaaacattattattattattatttaatacaaCAGAAAACTTCTGGCCCCTGATCTAATTTTGTTGGTGACCCCTTCACCAGATggagttgtttagtttatttctttgtagcTCTGACTCAGAGCAGTAACACATCAGagttcttcctcttttctccaGAGTCCAGACTGCAGACTCCAGTCCCAGGTGGGTCATCACAGACTcataaaaaatatctgtttcatGGTTTGTTGTCTGTCTGTCGGTCTTTCAGTTCCTGTTACTCCCAGGAAGATCCACCGTCGGCCTTGGTCCTCTGCGGAGAAAGAAGCCATCTGGAGGCAGCTTGGAGAGCATGTCCTGGTCCAGTCGGTACCAGGGAAGGAAGTCTGTCAGCAATGTCTGGACCTAGAACCTGTCCTCAGAGGACGACACTGGAAAGATATCAAGAACCAGGTCCACAACCAGATCCAGAGCCAGAAGAAGCAGCAGTTCCATGCACAgatggagctggaggaggaccaGCAACACCAAACTCAGAACCAGAGCCAGAAAAAGCAGCAGGCTCTGCTACATGACCCCCAAATGGATCAACAGAGAAAAGAACCCAGTCAGAACCAGAAGAAACAAGCAAATCAGTCCCAAATAGATCTGCACAGTCAGGACAACTCTCAGAATCTAAAGAGACCACAGTATCAGATCCAGGTGAACCACCATATCCAGGACAGCATTCAGAATCAAAAGAAACAGCTTGACCAGCTAGATCATCAAGACCACCTTCTCATCCACAAGAGGCAGCTGTGCCATACTAGCTTGGATCACCAGGACCACAGTCAGGTCTATAAGAAGCAACTGTACCAAATGGACCATCAGAACCAGTCATTGCAACCCGTGGACAGGGACACATCCATACTGACTGTCTCAACTTATGGACCCGATGGACCACTTCGAGCTCCAGGTCACTCACTGCGGGATCGGGAAGCTACCATTGTGCCGTACCCTGTTCTGCATAGGTCCCCAGGGCCTCACATGGACCCACTCCTGACCAGGACAGACTGGACTAATGAGACTTTACATCAGAACTACCCAGACAGCAGGCTACTGGTCCAGAACCTCCTTCAGGAAGTTCCAACAGGAGACCCACCACCGAATCCGCACTCGGGTCATATCCACTTTGGATGAATGGTTCAGGTCTGATGGACCAGAGTTCAGTTGTGACTGAAAGGTTTACGGACCGGTCCAAAGAACCCTGACCTCTAATGATTGACCTCTCTTGCTATAATTGGACCTGAGTTCTCTTTATGAGTTACATCAAACTTCCCGAGGGGTACAGTTCAGGAACTTCTAGTAGAATTATACCTGGagtcagaagtttccatccCCTCACCATGACCATCAGGTTCattgaaagatttatttgaattgtTCTTTTTCCAAAGTGGAATAATTCTACAACATACAACTTTTTCCCTGATCCCCACAGAATCAACATTATACATATTGGCTCAGCAAGGGTCACCTGGACCTCAGGCTTATTGACTCAATCAACAAGCATCTGGCAGAATTCTGACTTATATTTGACCACTCTTTCTGGGCAGAATTGGTTGGTTTCTTTCACCAATTTGGCTTTTAATTGGAGAACACCTTTCAACCATCCAGCTGTTGATTGATGAGAGATTACTGTTGGTAAAACACGCctcagatatatatttttatttaattaaagattTTATGCTTATAAAAAAGGTTAAGTGCAGTGGAGTGGGCGGGACTTAAATCCACTCATCCCTAGTGTGTATGCTGGTACCAAAAATATTACATGGcatcatctgtaaaattgatccTATTGGCTTCAATTACCGCCAACGAGAGAAGGCAGGGCCACTTGGTCTATCAATAGAATGTCTCTGCTTTGTAGCatagcatgatgctaccaccaccatgctttacaGTTAGCATTGTTTCCAAACAGCTTAATCTTTGTCTTGGTTGAAAATCAAACCATTCTCCAGAAGGCATTTGTCTtgtccatgtggacagctgcaggttttagtcGAGTTTGAGGATCTAGCTTTTGAAGGCGGAGCTTCTTTCTTGATTTACACCCTCTCAGTCCATGatgatgtaaaactgatgaTTTAGGTGAATGTATGAATATATTGAGCCAGTATGTATAATTATGACCCCTGTGTGGATCACAGAAAATCCACAGTagtcaaacttgttttttaaataattaaagttgtATGTTGTTGACTCATTCCACACTGGAAAAAGAACAGtacaaataattaattaaaagctCAAATGGATGGAAACCTCTAAGTGAAACTGTAAAACGGGTTTTCGTCCCTAACTGGACTAACCTGTAAGTTCAGGGGTCTCTGGTTCTGCTTTGTAGCTGTGATTATCTTAGTAAAATGTCAAATCTCATCATACCAGtactgaaaaagtaaaaaataaatacttgatACTATATTAGACACTGTGTGGAGAATAAATTATGAAGtgaacagaacatttttataaactgctCCGGACAGTTTTTTAACCAGCATCTCTGTTTATCTTGATCCTcttgtggccttcaggtcatattgacccaaagttacaagggcttccataaatctctatctctctcttttaatagcttcaggagggttaaataaaaatttcagaAGCAGtagaataataattattaataccattttaaatgattaaatagttttgtttttggcattttgaCTGCATCACTGATAATTAAAGTATTTAGATGAATTTAGACATCAAGTTACCAAAACTCTCATTTAGGAAAAATGTCAAAGGGaaatttgtgttgaaaaataaataccTTTTTGATCACACAGTTCACATAATAGAATCTTTTAATActatttgactttaaaataatacatctgttttttctttgcttaaCTGTCTGTTTATGATGCAACATTTATCTGTTGTGCAGTTGGATAAATATGAATTTGTTGAGTTACATGTTTAACTGTCTGAGAATCACAATTACCTTATGAAGCTGAAAACACCTTTTATTTCTGAGTCTCattcacttttctgttttatgaacaa encodes:
- the LOC108229090 gene encoding signal transducer and activator of transcription C-like, encoding MELEEDQQHQTQNQSQKKQQALLHDPQMDQQRKEPSQNQKKQANQSQIDLHSQDNSQNLKRPQYQIQVNHHIQDSIQNQKKQLDQLDHQDHLLIHKRQLCHTSLDHQDHSQVYKKQLYQMDHQNQSLQPVDRDTSILTVSTYGPDGPLRAPGHSLRDREATIVPYPVLHRSPGPHMDPLLTRTDWTNETLHQNYPDSRLLVQNLLQEVPTGDPPPNPHSGHIHFG